In a genomic window of Pseudomonadota bacterium:
- a CDS encoding transposase codes for MMSPQQKRLWDIYTKAKTSIGCEATPAASFKGGLLVEALRQPDVMTQDTDSKIAGVCKRFPEYTYLLTIPGFGPDISAKILGPIGNHHRFENEQQVLKMTGGVF; via the coding sequence ATGATGTCCCCACAGCAAAAACGCTTATGGGATATCTATACGAAGGCAAAAACATCCATAGGCTGTGAGGCAACCCCGGCTGCGTCTTTCAAGGGGGGACTCCTTGTCGAGGCATTGCGACAACCCGATGTCATGACTCAGGACACCGACAGTAAGATAGCGGGTGTATGCAAGAGATTCCCCGAGTATACCTATCTTTTAACTATTCCCGGATTCGGTCCCGATATCTCTGCAAAGATACTTGGGCCTATAGGTAATCACCATAGATTCGAGAACGAACAGCAGGTGCTCAAGATGACAGGAGGGGTTTTTTAA
- a CDS encoding response regulator, with product MNAIKILVVDDEDNIRFLFKEELEEEGYQIEMASNGFEAIEKAKSSKFDLIVMDIKMPGMDGIQALNEIKNMNKDQIVILCSAYGEFKQDFSSWVSDAYVVKSADLSEMKQTIKRLLGIN from the coding sequence ATGAATGCGATAAAAATTTTGGTTGTGGATGATGAAGACAATATAAGGTTTCTTTTTAAGGAAGAGCTTGAGGAAGAGGGGTACCAGATAGAAATGGCCTCGAACGGTTTTGAAGCAATTGAAAAGGCAAAAAGTTCAAAATTTGATTTAATTGTGATGGATATAAAAATGCCCGGAATGGACGGGATACAAGCGTTAAATGAAATTAAGAATATGAACAAGGATCAAATTGTAATTCTATGTTCAGCCTACGGAGAATTTAAACAAGATTTTTCAAGCTGGGTTTCGGATGCATATGTGGTTAAATCTGCAGACTTGAGTGAAATGAAGCAAACAATAAAAAGGCTTCTGGGCATCAATTAA